One Pullulanibacillus sp. KACC 23026 DNA segment encodes these proteins:
- a CDS encoding carbohydrate ABC transporter permease, which yields MAQQAKLRLKNSKKVKMIQYIILIIVAVFMIFPILWILSNSLKTLTGISQFPPKLIPDHPQFQNYIDVLKSGSTLIYLRNTIILIIGNTVGTLISSSIVAYPLARIKFIGSKTMFAIILATMMVPTVTTIIPQFILFRSFGWLNSFLPLIVPSFFAYPYNVFLFRQFFKTIPKSIDESAMIDGCNRWQIFTKILIPISKPIFITIAVLSAVYWWNELFTPLIFINSDNLKPLTVGALSSFFVKGSTNLTAWNLQMAFAMIMAIPPMLLYLFASKYLGEGIKTSGLKD from the coding sequence ATGGCACAACAAGCTAAGCTGCGTTTGAAAAACAGTAAAAAAGTAAAAATGATTCAATATATCATTTTGATTATAGTAGCGGTATTTATGATTTTTCCAATACTTTGGATACTATCCAATTCATTAAAGACGTTAACAGGAATAAGTCAATTTCCACCAAAATTGATTCCTGATCATCCTCAATTTCAAAACTATATCGATGTTTTAAAATCAGGAAGTACACTTATTTATCTAAGAAATACAATCATATTAATTATCGGTAATACAGTAGGGACCTTAATTTCAAGTTCCATAGTGGCTTATCCATTAGCTCGAATCAAATTTATAGGTTCAAAAACGATGTTTGCGATTATTCTTGCTACGATGATGGTCCCTACGGTTACAACCATTATTCCGCAATTTATCTTGTTTAGATCGTTTGGATGGTTAAATAGCTTCTTGCCTTTAATTGTTCCAAGTTTCTTTGCTTATCCTTATAACGTGTTTCTTTTTAGACAGTTTTTTAAAACCATTCCTAAGAGTATTGATGAATCGGCTATGATTGATGGATGTAATAGATGGCAAATCTTCACAAAGATTTTAATCCCCATCTCTAAGCCTATCTTTATTACAATTGCTGTTCTTTCAGCAGTCTATTGGTGGAATGAATTGTTTACGCCATTAATCTTTATCAACTCGGATAATTTAAAACCATTAACGGTGGGTGCATTATCTTCTTTCTTTGTAAAAGGGTCAACGAACTTAACGGCATGGAATCTCCAAATGGCCTTTGCTATGATCATGGCGATTCCGCCTATGCTTCTATACTTAT
- a CDS encoding sugar ABC transporter permease: protein MKKGHAKFKDNLSAYMFLSPWIIGLILFTGGPIIVSFLLSFTKWNLVGAIKFTGLSNYMQLFSKYSDFLGSLKVTFIFTIISVLVSVIASLLLAVLLNFKVKFIPVFQFFYFIPAVMPSVVMAYVFKLMFDKNIGVIDYFLSALGVANPPDWLNSSFWIWGIIGVASIFTYSTGQMMLIFSSALKEVPVELYEACDLDGANFMQRLLNVTLPSISPIILFNTVVATIGSFNSSFSLIYPLTNGGPNNSTQVLSLTIYKYAFQIFNMGYASALAVVLFIIVSLFTALQFKISDRFVHYD from the coding sequence ATGAAAAAGGGACATGCAAAATTCAAAGATAATCTTTCAGCCTATATGTTTCTCTCTCCTTGGATTATCGGATTAATTTTGTTTACTGGAGGCCCAATAATTGTTTCGTTTTTGTTGAGTTTTACAAAATGGAATTTAGTTGGGGCAATTAAATTCACTGGATTAAGCAATTATATGCAACTTTTTTCAAAGTACTCTGATTTTCTTGGTTCCTTAAAAGTAACCTTTATATTCACGATTATATCAGTATTAGTCAGTGTTATTGCTTCATTACTTCTTGCTGTCCTATTAAATTTCAAGGTGAAGTTTATCCCGGTCTTCCAATTCTTTTATTTTATACCTGCAGTAATGCCAAGCGTTGTTATGGCGTATGTGTTTAAGTTAATGTTTGACAAAAATATTGGGGTTATTGATTATTTCTTATCGGCATTGGGTGTAGCCAATCCGCCAGACTGGCTTAATAGCAGTTTTTGGATATGGGGAATCATCGGAGTTGCCAGTATATTTACCTATTCTACAGGGCAAATGATGCTCATTTTTAGCTCAGCGCTTAAGGAAGTTCCGGTTGAACTTTATGAAGCCTGTGATTTGGATGGAGCTAATTTTATGCAGCGATTATTAAATGTAACGTTACCGTCGATTTCGCCCATCATCCTATTTAATACAGTTGTGGCGACGATTGGATCCTTTAATAGTTCATTCTCGCTTATTTATCCCTTAACAAATGGTGGACCGAATAATTCAACACAGGTTCTAAGTTTAACTATTTACAAATATGCATTCCAAATTTTCAACATGGGCTATGCCTCTGCACTCGCTGTCGTTCTTTTCATCATCGTGTCTTTGTTCACTGCCCTGCAATTTAAAATTTCTGATCGATTTGTTCACTACGATTGA
- a CDS encoding sugar ABC transporter substrate-binding protein, protein MISIVGLVLSLVLSGCGNSSSSSSGTSSKKITITMSMWDPVGTATPSYIKAFEKKYPNIKVDILEIPVDYSQKIHQMIAAKDAPDVILSWEADVKGFAQNGVIEPLDSEISKTKAFKMSDMIPAAQQFKVNGKIYGLPWCYATEILYYNKDMFDKAHLSYPNANWTWQDFEKAAKKLTVVKNGKTIQWGADALSGDIWYSSIGEAGDEIVDKNGNLSLSSGLVKALQFQNQLTNVDKASPRPSSGGQVADLFAAGKAAMTRQGSWYITAYQNNNFKWGIAPLPKEERAYNSLHTGFFTINSSSKYKKADWKLIQFLMSKEGQTLIEQSTNNPSAEMSVAAKGAYKVPGKNGPSDWNAMTESAKSGQFGYVLANPTVTTDLASDFDSVILGQKTIKDIQTEDIPKEQAILDFTNSF, encoded by the coding sequence ATGATCTCTATCGTTGGATTGGTATTATCACTTGTCCTATCAGGCTGTGGGAATTCCTCATCTAGTAGTTCAGGAACTAGCAGTAAAAAGATCACCATCACAATGAGCATGTGGGATCCGGTAGGCACGGCTACACCTTCGTATATTAAAGCCTTTGAAAAAAAATATCCGAATATTAAAGTAGATATTTTGGAGATTCCCGTTGACTATTCACAAAAAATCCATCAAATGATCGCAGCCAAAGATGCTCCTGATGTCATTTTAAGCTGGGAAGCAGATGTTAAAGGCTTTGCTCAAAATGGCGTGATTGAGCCATTGGATAGTGAAATCAGTAAGACAAAAGCCTTTAAAATGAGTGACATGATTCCTGCTGCCCAGCAATTTAAAGTTAACGGGAAGATTTATGGATTGCCGTGGTGCTATGCAACAGAAATCTTATATTACAACAAAGATATGTTTGATAAGGCTCACCTGTCTTATCCAAATGCCAACTGGACTTGGCAAGATTTTGAAAAGGCCGCCAAAAAGCTAACGGTAGTAAAGAATGGCAAAACGATTCAGTGGGGAGCAGACGCACTCTCTGGAGATATCTGGTACTCATCAATTGGTGAGGCAGGGGATGAGATTGTAGATAAAAATGGAAATCTAAGTCTATCGAGTGGATTAGTAAAGGCGTTGCAATTTCAGAATCAGCTAACCAATGTCGATAAAGCCTCTCCTCGTCCTTCTTCTGGCGGCCAGGTAGCCGACTTATTTGCCGCCGGTAAAGCTGCCATGACTCGTCAAGGCAGCTGGTACATTACTGCCTATCAAAATAATAATTTTAAATGGGGGATTGCTCCACTGCCTAAAGAGGAAAGAGCTTATAACTCGCTCCATACAGGATTCTTTACGATTAATAGCAGCAGTAAATATAAAAAGGCCGACTGGAAACTTATTCAATTCTTGATGAGTAAAGAAGGTCAAACCTTAATCGAGCAATCTACGAATAATCCATCAGCAGAGATGAGCGTGGCTGCAAAAGGGGCCTACAAAGTGCCGGGGAAAAACGGTCCTTCCGATTGGAATGCCATGACAGAATCTGCAAAATCGGGTCAGTTTGGCTATGTATTAGCTAATCCAACAGTGACGACAGATCTTGCGAGTGATTTTGATTCCGTCATACTTGGACAAAAAACAATTAAAGATATCCAGACCGAAGATATTCCTAAGGAACAAGCTATATTGGATTTTACTAATAGTTTTTAG
- a CDS encoding LacI family DNA-binding transcriptional regulator translates to MVRIKDVAEKANVSTATVSHVINNTGKISKETQKKVQKVIKELNYQPNRIAKSLKLKKTNTIGVIVEDITVFNAPEIIDGINKYADEHGWSIIMTNMRLNQLYGNKSERDEMCVIHAPKAAQELVNKQVDGILYIGVHARDMSGIMPKIKIPIVYTYCYTSEENGCYVNYNDEQTAYNATKYLIESGHKKIAIISGLINSYPSRKRFDGYYKALSDYNLVFNPEYVKTGDWEYESGYTQGKLLLQSKEPPTAILGMNDLMAAGAMKGCRELGLAIPDDLSVMGIDDREMSFFLNPSLTTMKIPLTQMGRLSMVILDKLVKGEKVEKPDLLGCKLVVRESVGPPPSN, encoded by the coding sequence ATGGTACGAATAAAGGATGTTGCGGAAAAGGCTAATGTGTCAACGGCAACGGTTTCTCATGTCATAAATAATACGGGGAAGATCAGCAAGGAAACGCAAAAAAAGGTCCAGAAAGTAATTAAGGAGCTCAATTATCAACCTAATCGGATTGCCAAAAGCTTAAAGCTAAAAAAAACGAATACGATTGGCGTTATTGTTGAGGATATCACGGTTTTTAATGCCCCTGAAATCATAGATGGCATTAATAAGTATGCGGATGAACATGGCTGGTCGATTATTATGACTAACATGAGATTGAACCAATTATATGGAAATAAATCAGAGCGGGATGAGATGTGCGTGATCCATGCTCCTAAGGCGGCACAAGAGCTGGTAAATAAGCAAGTAGATGGAATTTTATATATCGGGGTTCATGCAAGGGATATGTCAGGAATTATGCCAAAGATTAAAATCCCGATTGTCTATACATATTGTTATACCAGTGAAGAAAATGGCTGCTATGTGAATTATAATGATGAACAAACTGCCTATAACGCAACAAAATATCTGATTGAATCAGGGCATAAGAAAATCGCCATTATAAGCGGATTAATTAACTCTTATCCCTCCCGTAAGCGGTTTGACGGCTACTATAAAGCTTTATCAGACTATAACTTAGTCTTTAATCCAGAGTATGTTAAAACAGGAGACTGGGAATATGAATCGGGTTATACCCAAGGGAAGCTGCTTCTTCAATCCAAAGAGCCTCCGACGGCGATATTGGGAATGAATGATTTGATGGCAGCAGGTGCTATGAAAGGGTGCCGAGAGTTAGGGTTAGCCATTCCAGATGACCTTTCAGTTATGGGAATTGATGATCGGGAAATGAGCTTTTTCCTTAATCCTTCGTTGACCACTATGAAAATACCTTTAACTCAAATGGGCAGATTATCAATGGTAATATTAGATAAGCTCGTTAAAGGAGAAAAAGTAGAGAAACCTGATTTGTTAGGCTGTAAACTTGTCGTTAGAGAATCGGTGGGGCCTCCTCCATCCAATTAG
- a CDS encoding alpha-N-arabinofuranosidase: MGNFKAKLTLDKEFKVSEVDKRIFGSFIEHLGRAVYEGIYEPEHPTADDQGFRQDVIELVKELQVPLIRYPGGNFVSGYNWEDGVGPFEQRPRRLDLAWLTTETNQLGTNEFVDWAKKVNAEVNMAVNLGTRGIDAARNLVEYCNHPSGSYWSDLRISHGYKEPHNIKTWCLGNEMDGPWQIGQKTAVEYGRLATEAAKVMKWVDPSIELVACGSSFRKMPTFAEWEATVLDHTYDHVEYISLHQYYGNHDDDLGNYLAQSLEMDDFIRSVIATCDYIKAKKQSKKIMNLSFDEWNVWFHSNDADKKVQPWSVAPHLLEDIYTFEDALLVGSMLITLLNHSDRVKIACLAQLVNVIAPIMTEKGGKAWKQTIFYPYLHASLYGRGTVLSPAILSPKYDSKDFTDVPYVDAAVVMDENQERLTLFVVNKNQDDSILLETVITGFEGYRVMEHLVLENQDIKATNKENNDQVKPHNQGNAAIEDGALYATLPKLSWNVIRLGI; the protein is encoded by the coding sequence ATGGGAAATTTTAAAGCTAAACTAACACTCGATAAGGAATTTAAAGTATCTGAGGTGGATAAGCGGATCTTTGGTTCTTTTATTGAACATCTTGGAAGAGCCGTGTACGAAGGGATTTATGAACCGGAGCACCCAACTGCAGACGATCAGGGATTTCGGCAGGATGTTATAGAACTTGTTAAGGAACTACAAGTTCCGCTTATTCGTTATCCAGGTGGGAATTTCGTTTCAGGTTACAACTGGGAGGATGGTGTTGGGCCATTCGAACAAAGACCTCGTCGTTTAGATCTGGCGTGGCTAACAACAGAAACGAATCAGCTTGGTACCAATGAATTTGTCGATTGGGCAAAGAAGGTAAATGCAGAGGTTAATATGGCGGTTAACTTAGGGACAAGGGGTATTGATGCTGCCCGAAATCTAGTTGAGTATTGTAATCATCCATCAGGATCCTATTGGAGTGATCTTAGAATCTCGCATGGTTATAAGGAACCCCATAATATAAAAACGTGGTGCTTAGGAAACGAAATGGATGGACCATGGCAAATTGGTCAAAAAACAGCTGTGGAATACGGAAGACTTGCAACCGAAGCAGCAAAAGTCATGAAGTGGGTAGACCCAAGCATTGAGCTGGTCGCTTGTGGAAGCTCCTTCCGCAAAATGCCTACCTTTGCAGAGTGGGAAGCCACAGTCCTTGACCATACCTACGATCATGTTGAATATATTTCACTTCATCAATATTATGGGAATCACGATGATGATCTAGGAAATTATTTAGCCCAATCACTAGAAATGGATGATTTTATTCGCTCGGTCATTGCTACCTGTGATTATATTAAAGCGAAAAAACAAAGTAAGAAAATCATGAATCTTTCATTTGATGAATGGAATGTTTGGTTCCACTCTAATGATGCAGATAAAAAGGTCCAACCTTGGTCAGTTGCCCCCCATTTGTTAGAGGATATCTATACATTTGAGGATGCCTTACTAGTTGGTTCAATGCTTATTACCCTATTAAATCATTCAGATCGTGTAAAAATAGCTTGTTTGGCACAACTGGTAAATGTGATTGCTCCCATTATGACTGAAAAGGGAGGCAAGGCATGGAAACAAACAATTTTCTATCCTTATCTTCATGCATCACTCTATGGGAGAGGCACAGTATTAAGTCCTGCTATTTTATCGCCCAAATATGACTCAAAGGATTTTACGGATGTTCCTTATGTGGATGCGGCCGTTGTTATGGATGAAAATCAGGAGAGATTAACGTTATTTGTTGTGAATAAAAATCAAGATGACTCCATTTTATTAGAAACGGTTATAACAGGCTTTGAGGGCTATAGGGTCATGGAACACCTTGTGCTAGAAAATCAGGATATCAAGGCTACTAATAAAGAGAACAACGATCAGGTAAAACCGCATAATCAAGGAAATGCCGCTATAGAAGATGGAGCTTTATACGCCACATTGCCTAAATTATCTTGGAATGTGATTCGACTAGGTATATAA
- a CDS encoding IS4 family transposase, giving the protein MDKHTINTVFKEYLHPLNGEVISKMVEIMKIDKYVKKLDSLTFAKLFIFAQINQLESLKIISNKVNRIKKLQKELGLKSISKSQLSRKLSDIPSEIFQAILQHLVQQIHREFGKEQGDRLLGKIHLIDSSTVSFCLSQYKWAVFRTTKGGIKIHTRVVLYGEETTPDKIIVTPARPADMTQLDSLMVIEEGALHVFDRGYFDFEKFDEYCKQNSRFCTRIKDNTIVHVIEELPVDPSSNVLREAIVKLGRMKYPLRLVETLDSQGNKLTIVINDAKMSADEISDLYRKRWQIELFFKWMKQHLKLKKMYGTSQNAVYNQVYIAMITFCLTLLMKKKVHYQGTLLDMLDYIVDYWSNCFITFLKALFKKPERSSFGRRKLKHEQIFQDTLAQYEEGEVDHLNDLTYDPIL; this is encoded by the coding sequence ATGGACAAGCATACCATAAATACAGTTTTTAAGGAATACCTCCACCCCCTTAATGGAGAAGTTATCTCAAAGATGGTGGAGATAATGAAGATTGATAAATATGTAAAAAAGCTTGATAGTCTTACCTTTGCGAAGTTGTTTATATTTGCTCAAATCAACCAATTGGAGAGTCTCAAAATAATAAGTAATAAGGTGAATCGTATAAAGAAGCTCCAAAAGGAATTGGGGTTAAAAAGCATTAGTAAATCCCAATTATCTAGGAAGTTATCAGATATCCCATCAGAAATCTTCCAAGCGATTCTCCAACATCTTGTTCAACAGATACATCGAGAGTTTGGAAAAGAACAGGGCGACCGTTTGCTCGGAAAAATCCATCTTATTGATTCGTCAACGGTTTCCTTTTGTCTGAGTCAATATAAATGGGCAGTGTTCCGAACAACCAAAGGCGGCATAAAAATCCATACTCGCGTCGTTTTGTATGGTGAAGAAACAACACCAGATAAAATCATCGTGACACCTGCTCGTCCTGCTGATATGACTCAATTAGATTCGCTAATGGTCATTGAAGAAGGTGCCTTACATGTCTTTGATCGAGGTTATTTTGATTTCGAGAAATTCGATGAGTATTGTAAACAAAATAGTCGTTTTTGCACGCGTATTAAAGATAATACAATCGTCCATGTTATTGAAGAATTGCCAGTAGACCCGTCGTCTAACGTTCTTCGAGAAGCGATCGTTAAGCTTGGAAGAATGAAATATCCTCTTCGACTTGTGGAAACTTTGGATAGTCAAGGCAATAAACTAACCATCGTTATCAATGACGCAAAAATGAGCGCAGACGAAATTAGTGACCTCTATCGAAAACGATGGCAGATTGAATTATTCTTTAAATGGATGAAACAACACCTCAAATTAAAGAAGATGTACGGGACAAGTCAAAACGCTGTATATAATCAAGTTTATATCGCCATGATCACCTTCTGTTTAACCTTATTAATGAAGAAGAAGGTGCATTATCAAGGGACACTTCTCGATATGCTTGATTACATAGTTGATTATTGGTCAAACTGCTTTATAACGTTCTTAAAAGCGCTATTCAAAAAGCCAGAACGCTCTTCATTTGGTAGGCGAAAGCTTAAACACGAACAAATTTTCCAAGATACACTGGCACAATATGAAGAAGGAGAGGTGGACCATTTAAATGATTTAACTTATGATCCAATCTTATAA
- the oxlT gene encoding oxalate/formate MFS antiporter — protein MTKENVKINRWWQLVFGVVVMMTISSPQYTWTLFVQPIQQHLGIGLVGIQFTFSLLIIIQTWFSPVQGYLIEKFGPRLLVSIGSILIGLSWIFTAFINNLGMLYLTYGVMGGFGTGIIYVGVIGLMVRWFPDYRGLTAGLAAAGYGFGAIFTTFPISNLIHSTGYVSALLIFGAIQGIIGFLFAQGLKTPPSQEMIKPKVVDQTHPTPMPNKMNFSPREMFQSPIFWILFIMMALMSTSGLMVTSEVSSFADDFGVSQALVFGMAALPLSLTISRFTNGLTRPIFGWISDRIGRELTMVIAFTLEAISILALLGLRNDPIAFVILTGVVFFGWGEIFSLFPSILTDTFGTKHATTNYGFLYISQGIGSLLGGPASAYLESITGSWIPVFYLVAGADILTALLAILVLRPLRTKMAHEAQSGPIIKNTITSQHI, from the coding sequence TTGACTAAAGAAAACGTGAAAATTAATAGGTGGTGGCAATTGGTTTTCGGGGTGGTCGTGATGATGACCATCTCAAGCCCTCAGTATACTTGGACGTTATTTGTTCAACCCATCCAGCAGCATTTGGGTATTGGTTTGGTGGGCATTCAGTTCACGTTCTCTTTATTGATTATCATTCAAACTTGGTTCTCGCCTGTCCAGGGGTATCTCATTGAAAAATTTGGTCCTCGACTTCTCGTATCTATTGGAAGTATTCTAATTGGTTTAAGTTGGATTTTTACGGCTTTTATTAATAATTTAGGAATGCTTTATCTTACTTATGGAGTAATGGGGGGATTTGGAACAGGTATTATTTATGTCGGGGTTATCGGGTTGATGGTGAGATGGTTCCCAGACTATCGCGGTCTAACAGCCGGTTTGGCTGCGGCCGGATATGGATTCGGCGCTATTTTTACAACCTTTCCTATTTCGAACCTTATTCATTCAACCGGATACGTCTCAGCTCTTCTCATTTTCGGTGCTATCCAAGGGATCATTGGCTTTCTTTTTGCTCAAGGCCTCAAAACACCGCCTAGTCAAGAAATGATCAAGCCCAAAGTGGTGGATCAAACCCATCCAACACCCATGCCTAATAAGATGAATTTTAGCCCGCGTGAAATGTTTCAAAGTCCTATATTCTGGATTCTCTTCATTATGATGGCTCTCATGTCAACAAGTGGACTTATGGTCACTTCTGAAGTCAGTTCTTTTGCCGATGATTTTGGTGTAAGTCAGGCTCTTGTGTTCGGTATGGCCGCCTTACCGCTTTCTCTAACGATTTCCAGATTCACAAATGGACTGACACGACCTATTTTTGGCTGGATATCGGATCGAATTGGTCGAGAATTGACGATGGTTATTGCTTTTACACTAGAAGCTATTTCCATTCTAGCGCTGCTTGGTCTGCGGAATGATCCAATCGCCTTTGTTATCTTAACGGGTGTCGTTTTCTTCGGTTGGGGGGAAATCTTCTCTTTATTTCCTTCAATTCTTACCGATACATTTGGGACAAAACATGCCACTACGAACTATGGATTCCTTTATATTTCACAAGGTATTGGTTCTTTACTAGGAGGTCCTGCTTCCGCCTATTTGGAATCAATAACCGGAAGTTGGATCCCGGTTTTTTATTTAGTCGCGGGTGCGGACATCTTAACCGCCCTACTAGCCATTCTAGTATTACGACCGCTTAGAACTAAAATGGCTCATGAAGCGCAGTCTGGTCCAATTATAAAAAATACGATTACATCACAACACATATAA
- a CDS encoding GntR family transcriptional regulator — MKLEAEGFVTISRRSIVVNKLSEKDVREIFSIRKRLEKLAVEWLIPNISSSHLASFDQLLQDMDQQIDNHVEWRKLNKTFHLKLYSYSDSQPLLELLSQLWGRVEVYMNMYTSKHYLSIAQEEHCKILEYIKNNNESRLLDLLEQHIDATCDAIIQEMPK; from the coding sequence ATGAAATTGGAAGCGGAAGGATTCGTGACCATCTCAAGAAGAAGTATTGTCGTCAATAAACTTTCTGAAAAAGATGTTAGGGAAATTTTTTCTATTAGAAAAAGACTTGAAAAATTAGCTGTAGAGTGGCTAATCCCCAATATTAGTAGCAGCCATTTGGCTTCTTTTGATCAACTTCTTCAAGACATGGATCAGCAGATAGATAATCATGTTGAATGGCGGAAATTGAATAAAACCTTTCATTTAAAGCTATATTCCTACTCCGATTCTCAACCCCTTCTCGAATTGCTGTCTCAACTATGGGGGCGAGTAGAGGTCTATATGAACATGTATACGTCAAAACATTACCTATCGATTGCACAAGAGGAACATTGTAAAATTTTGGAATATATAAAAAATAATAACGAAAGTAGACTATTAGATTTATTGGAACAACACATCGACGCTACATGTGACGCCATTATACAAGAAATGCCTAAGTAA
- a CDS encoding 3D domain-containing protein has protein sequence MLNKLKKMTAIAGLSGLLFVTSFIQAHAATKTVTVHKGDTLWGLAKGHHVTVSELKKWNKLKSNIIHPGLKLNVSGDTHTAKKAAPKPKKSSKAAKVSSKKLTVKASAYTASCAGCTGLTTTGFNLKKHSDAKIIAVDPKVIPLGSKVHVEGYGDAVAADTGGAIKGNKIDVFVSSKQKALKFGVKKVQVTVY, from the coding sequence ATGCTAAATAAACTTAAAAAAATGACTGCTATTGCTGGACTCTCAGGACTACTTTTCGTTACTTCTTTTATTCAAGCTCATGCTGCAACAAAAACTGTAACTGTACATAAGGGTGACACTTTATGGGGTCTTGCGAAGGGTCATCATGTAACGGTTTCAGAGCTTAAAAAGTGGAATAAATTAAAAAGTAACATCATCCATCCAGGATTAAAACTAAACGTTTCGGGTGACACTCATACTGCAAAAAAGGCTGCACCAAAACCTAAAAAAAGCAGCAAAGCAGCAAAAGTTAGTTCAAAAAAACTGACAGTCAAGGCTTCAGCTTATACAGCTTCATGTGCAGGTTGCACAGGACTCACCACAACGGGATTTAACCTTAAAAAACATTCGGATGCTAAAATAATCGCGGTGGATCCTAAGGTTATTCCGCTTGGAAGTAAAGTGCATGTAGAAGGCTATGGAGACGCTGTTGCAGCAGATACTGGCGGAGCTATCAAAGGAAATAAAATTGATGTCTTTGTATCGTCTAAACAAAAGGCCCTTAAATTTGGAGTCAAAAAAGTCCAGGTTACTGTTTACTAA
- a CDS encoding YjcZ family sporulation protein, giving the protein MSCSEEGSTLGGFALIVVLIILLIIVGASFGYQL; this is encoded by the coding sequence ATTTCATGTTCAGAGGAGGGGAGTACGTTGGGTGGATTTGCGTTGATTGTGGTTTTAATCATTCTTTTAATTATCGTTGGTGCTTCTTTCGGTTACCAATTGTAA